In a single window of the Pseudopipra pipra isolate bDixPip1 chromosome 21, bDixPip1.hap1, whole genome shotgun sequence genome:
- the EFCAB5 gene encoding EF-hand calcium-binding domain-containing protein 5 isoform X1 → MAAHPEESAESAGLQYPKPGHEDGAATEMGSNQGNDELPCLGNYASWKECFYEKVQQRCLSLQETKASVIGAQKAEEKKIEKREPCDSLAREWYSEERETLDTRIYLLDKLLPTLIPGVENLLMEVERKHVLVSDKDPSTFDPINYLAEYLMRHNPLYSVSTKPGPYVRGMRVVAEELKSLMGGTTSERLVKMKSEAKEKREAREEMERKKAEEREMRKETLAALFKEWTVDGKHRIPMALVQSALRSFPDVTDSIPEKLRKAIQDRKLKILNTLEETLKLDEFTEFVLSYTEHVSSDTFQEIMKYLHQCGEDFQEAKERALWRQNFTDLFQDCDYGKVGVLDRQKILALLREFYDRSPVADKRELWNPRQWPIIKLQEIDLVDLWGGLDDQAAEPSDAEVSKEGEDAVSEVKGTGFEAGDLDGDTTHSEEPSSQEDIQTEKEAEPGSAERQDEAFPGSTSDGYNLSRDGEAGPEKQVEEEEPSLGREPEVEVKSEGDTDVADMDVTGSEHGAPAAEAVEETPAGKGSFSRQHSSQFDQQTSSETRLQDDNLLHEQDSGPSMAQIQNHRAPCTQSSFGASCLTQPQFVQLMETFVGQDSSLPTVKRLTAFIKEEYKQTEEEKMEQLEKVHHMARAAQRKLLLEALFEKWDSNGHGFLDLEEVDAVLSKFMGGMKKEALMKAKAHLCSRYPQLSRVEMVSPKVFQTFLELIASELTGNEDESIDNLVRFLTTSVEQSHRESLQSLTRRKWLQDIQQAAETGGARMESVYKAVLKAISQDAEAHGGNKKISAYIALLEENQLPAEQGQGQVLLRYVACTADDAPHVLNQTLHRHMKGISFAAVDEGKPIHVPRVQLHGNIHFWNSERPVEERKGSLLVLPLYDARWRVFGILGLDTLRDQCDKTIFLTHEIIFYQGVSHAFSKAYHHICTRENVLQMALYALGWLYPRTPSIHTVTMYLVEPAKDKALCKMITTDNTGQKEIHSSPALLLREENLLRDYLFRCTDSLEAALTAVRGEQHIAVPLHDLSGQALGIFDISIGHHKKLPPQEQKDLQKMLKMVQAACLEILWRSLEETEPTYVLEAERVAKVRHPGFLFQRFMLQDLRQCVRKLGAESFAGVKSCAEPPALLHDIIKAVLLLLHPDWKGSEEIENWSQCKLKLDDNLIQEIYCFDPTAASVQIQAELLDCITGVPRAAVWQQGCAPAEFLYHWVHTCLALAEITGSEKTQRSEKPHP, encoded by the exons ATGGCTGCTCATCCAGAAGAATCAGCAGAGTCTGCAGGTCTGCAATATCCCAAACCTGGACATGAGGATGGAGCTGCCACAGAAATGGGAAGCAATCAGGGGAATGATGAACTGCCATGTCTTGGTAATTACGCTTCGTGGAAAGAGTGTTTTTATGAAAAGGTACAACAAAGGTGTCTGAGTCTGCAGGAGACAAAGGCAAGTGTGATTGGAGcacaaaaggcagaagaaaaaaagatagagAAGAGAGAACCCTGTGACTCACTGGCCAGAGAGTGGTACAGCGAAGAGAGAGAGACACTCGATACTCGCATCTATTTGCTTGACAAACTCCTACCTACATTAATCCCAGGAGTAGAAAATCTGTTAATGGAAGTGGAAAGAAAGCATGTGCTTGTATCAGACAAAGACCCAAGCACATTCGACCCCATTAATTATCTTGCAGAATATCTGATGCGACACAACCCTCTGTACAGCGTTTCTACCAAACCAGGCCCCTACGTGAGAGGAATGAGGGTGGTGGCGGAGGAGCTCAAATCTTTGATGGGAGGTACAACGTCAGAGAG GCTGGTCAAGATGAAGTCTGAGGCAAAGGAAAAACGTGAGGCcagggaggagatggagagaaAGAAGGCTGAGGAGAGAGAGATGAGGAAGGAGACACTGGCAGCTCTGTTCAAAGAGTGGACAGTGGATGGCAAGCACAGAATACCAATGGCACTG GTTCAGAGTGccctgaggtcttttccagatGTCACTGATTCTATTCCCGAAAAACTGAGAAAAG CAATCCAggacaggaagctgaaaatCTTAAACACATTGGAAGAAACTTTAAAGCTAGATGAGTTCACAGAG TTTGTCCTTTCCTACACAGAGCATGTTTCAAGTGACACATTCCAAGAAATCATGAAATATCTCCATCAATGTGGTGAGGACTTCCAGGAAGCAAAAGAACGAGCTCTGTGGAGGCAAAATTTTACTGATCTCTTCCAAGATTGTGATTATGGAAAG GTTGGTGTCTTGGATAGACAAAAAATACTGGCCCTGCTGAGGGAGTTCTATGACAGAAGCCCCGTGGCTGACAAGAGGGAATTGTGGAACCCCAGACAAT GGCCAATAATTAAGTTGCAAGAGATTGATCTTGTGGATTTATGGGGGGGCCTTGATGACCAAGCAGCAGAGCCGAGTGATGCTGAAGTGAGCAAGGAAGGTGAGGATGCTGTGTCAGAGGTGAAAGGCACTGGATTTGAGGCTGGTGATTTGGATGGAGATACCACACACAGTGAGGAACCCAGCTCCCAGGAAGACATCCAAACTGAGAAGGAAGCTGAGCCTGGAAGTGCAGAGAGACAGGATGAAGCTTTCCCAGGATCAACCTCTGATGGATACAATCTCAGTAGGGATGGAGAAGCTGGACCTGAAAAACAGGTGGAGGAAGAGGAACCCAGCCTGGGTAGAGAGCCTGAGGTGGAAGTAAAAAGTGAAGGAGACACAGATGTGGCAGACATGGATGTCACTGGCTCAGAACATGgtgctccagctgcagaggcTGTTGAAGAAACCCCTGCAGGAAAAGGGAGTTTTTCAAGGCAGCATAGCAGCCAGTTTGACCAACAGACAAGCTCCGAGACAAGGCTGCAGGATGACAACCTTCTGCATGAGCAGG ACTCAGGTCCCAGCATGGCACAGATTCAGAACCATCGGGCTCCTTGTACTCAGAGTTCCTTCGGTGCAAGCTGCCTCACCCAGCCACAGTTTGTACAGCTCATGGAGACGTTTGTTGGCCAAGATAGTTCTCTGCCTACTGTGAAGAGGCTTACTGCATTTATCAAAGAAGAGTACAAGcagacagaggaggaaaaaatggaacaactagaaaaa GTTCACCACATGGCTCGGGCGGCCCAACGGAAACTGCTTTTGGAGGCACTTTTTGAAAAGTGGGACAGCAATGGACATGGGTTTCTGGACCTGGAAGAGGTGGATGCTGTTCTGAGCAAATTCATGGGAGGCATGAAAAAAGAGGCGTTGATGAAGG cAAAGGCACACCTTTGCTCCCGATACCCCCAGCTCAGCAGAGTGGAGATGGTATCCCCAAAGGTATTCCAGACCTTCCTTGAGTTAATTGCTTCTGAGTTAACTGGCAATGAGGATGAATCTATTGATAACTTGGTGAGATTTCTGACCACAAGTGTGGAGCAAAGTCATAGGGAGTCCTTGCAAAGCTTAACCAGGAGGAAGTGGCTGCAGGATATCCAGCAAGCGGCTGAGACCGGCGGAGCAAGGATGGAATCGGTGTACAAAGCAGTGCTTAAGGCCATCTCCCAG GATgcagaagcccatgggggtAACAAGAAGATCAGTGCCTACATTGCCCTTTTGGAAGAGaaccagctcccagcagagcagggccagggccaggTTCTCCTGCGCTACGTGGCCTGTACTGCGGACGATGCTCCGCATGTCCTGAACCAGACACTTCACAGACACATGAAAGGAATAAG ctttgcaGCTGTTGATGAAGGAAAGCCAATCCATGTTCCAAGAGTTCAGCTCCACGGAAATATCCATTTCTGGAACTCTGAGCGCCCAgtggaggagaggaaaggttccctcctggtgctgcccctgTATGATGCTCGCTGGAGAGTCTTTGGCATTCTAGGACTTGACACTCTTCGGGACCAGTGTGACAAAACCATCTTTCTGACCCATGAGATCATTTTCTACCAG GGAGTTTCCCATGCATTCAGCAAAGCCTACCACCATATCTGCACACGGGAAAATGTCCTACAAATGGCTCTTTAtgctctgggctggttgtaTCCCAGGACACCCAGCATCCACACTGTCACCATGTACCTGGTGGAGCCTGCCAAAGACAAG GCTCTGTGCAAGATGATCACTACAGATAACACAGGACAAAAAGAAATCCATAGctctcctgctcttctcctcaGAGAAGAAAACCTGCTAAG GGATTACCTGTTTAGGTGCACAGACAGTTTAGAGGCCGCTCTCACTGCTGTCCGTGGAGAACAGCACATTGCAGTACCTCTCCATGACCTATCAGGACAAGCTCTTGGCATATTTGATATCAGCATTGGACACCACAAGAAATTACCACCTCAGGAACAGAAAGACCTGCAGAAAATGCTAAAGATGGTCCAAGCCGCCTGCTTGGAGATCCTGTGGAGGTCTCTAGAGGAAACAGAACCAACCTATGTGCTGG AGGCAGAACGGGTGGCAAAGGTGAGGCACCCAGGGTTTCTGTTCCAGCGGTTCATGCTGCAGGACCTGCGCCAGTGTGTCCGGAAACTCGGTGCCGAGAGCTTTGCTGGAGTAAAGAGCTGTGCAGAACCCCCAGCTCTGCTACACGACATCATTAAGGCTGTGCTGTTGCTTTTGCATCCAGACTGGAAGGGCTCAGAGGAGATCGAGAACTGGAGTCAGTGTAAACTG AAACTTGATGACAATTTGATTCAGGAGATTTATTGCTTTGATCCAACTGCTGCATCTGTGCAAATtcaagcagagctgctggactGCATCACTG GTGTCCCTCGAGCGGCGgtgtggcagcagggctgtgctccagCCGAGTTCCTGTACCACTGGGTTCACACCTGCCTGGCACTCGCAGAGATCACAGGGAGTGAAAAAACCCAACGCAGTGAAAAACCCCATCCTTAG
- the EFCAB5 gene encoding EF-hand calcium-binding domain-containing protein 5 isoform X2, which translates to MAAHPEESAESAGLQYPKPGHEDGAATEMGSNQGNDELPCLGNYASWKECFYEKVQQRCLSLQETKASVIGAQKAEEKKIEKREPCDSLAREWYSEERETLDTRIYLLDKLLPTLIPGVENLLMEVERKHVLVSDKDPSTFDPINYLAEYLMRHNPLYSVSTKPGPYVRGMRVVAEELKSLMGGTTSERLVKMKSEAKEKREAREEMERKKAEEREMRKETLAALFKEWTVDGKHRIPMALVQSALRSFPDVTDSIPEKLRKAIQDRKLKILNTLEETLKLDEFTEFVLSYTEHVSSDTFQEIMKYLHQCGEDFQEAKERALWRQNFTDLFQDCDYGKVGVLDRQKILALLREFYDRSPVADKRELWNPRQWPIIKLQEIDLVDLWGGLDDQAAEPSDAEVSKEGEDAVSEVKGTGFEAGDLDGDTTHSEEPSSQEDIQTEKEAEPGSAERQDEAFPGSTSDGYNLSRDGEAGPEKQVEEEEPSLGREPEVEVKSEGDTDVADMDVTGSEHGAPAAEAVEETPAGKGSFSRQHSSQFDQQTSSETRLQDDNLLHEQGPSMAQIQNHRAPCTQSSFGASCLTQPQFVQLMETFVGQDSSLPTVKRLTAFIKEEYKQTEEEKMEQLEKVHHMARAAQRKLLLEALFEKWDSNGHGFLDLEEVDAVLSKFMGGMKKEALMKAKAHLCSRYPQLSRVEMVSPKVFQTFLELIASELTGNEDESIDNLVRFLTTSVEQSHRESLQSLTRRKWLQDIQQAAETGGARMESVYKAVLKAISQDAEAHGGNKKISAYIALLEENQLPAEQGQGQVLLRYVACTADDAPHVLNQTLHRHMKGISFAAVDEGKPIHVPRVQLHGNIHFWNSERPVEERKGSLLVLPLYDARWRVFGILGLDTLRDQCDKTIFLTHEIIFYQGVSHAFSKAYHHICTRENVLQMALYALGWLYPRTPSIHTVTMYLVEPAKDKALCKMITTDNTGQKEIHSSPALLLREENLLRDYLFRCTDSLEAALTAVRGEQHIAVPLHDLSGQALGIFDISIGHHKKLPPQEQKDLQKMLKMVQAACLEILWRSLEETEPTYVLEAERVAKVRHPGFLFQRFMLQDLRQCVRKLGAESFAGVKSCAEPPALLHDIIKAVLLLLHPDWKGSEEIENWSQCKLKLDDNLIQEIYCFDPTAASVQIQAELLDCITGVPRAAVWQQGCAPAEFLYHWVHTCLALAEITGSEKTQRSEKPHP; encoded by the exons ATGGCTGCTCATCCAGAAGAATCAGCAGAGTCTGCAGGTCTGCAATATCCCAAACCTGGACATGAGGATGGAGCTGCCACAGAAATGGGAAGCAATCAGGGGAATGATGAACTGCCATGTCTTGGTAATTACGCTTCGTGGAAAGAGTGTTTTTATGAAAAGGTACAACAAAGGTGTCTGAGTCTGCAGGAGACAAAGGCAAGTGTGATTGGAGcacaaaaggcagaagaaaaaaagatagagAAGAGAGAACCCTGTGACTCACTGGCCAGAGAGTGGTACAGCGAAGAGAGAGAGACACTCGATACTCGCATCTATTTGCTTGACAAACTCCTACCTACATTAATCCCAGGAGTAGAAAATCTGTTAATGGAAGTGGAAAGAAAGCATGTGCTTGTATCAGACAAAGACCCAAGCACATTCGACCCCATTAATTATCTTGCAGAATATCTGATGCGACACAACCCTCTGTACAGCGTTTCTACCAAACCAGGCCCCTACGTGAGAGGAATGAGGGTGGTGGCGGAGGAGCTCAAATCTTTGATGGGAGGTACAACGTCAGAGAG GCTGGTCAAGATGAAGTCTGAGGCAAAGGAAAAACGTGAGGCcagggaggagatggagagaaAGAAGGCTGAGGAGAGAGAGATGAGGAAGGAGACACTGGCAGCTCTGTTCAAAGAGTGGACAGTGGATGGCAAGCACAGAATACCAATGGCACTG GTTCAGAGTGccctgaggtcttttccagatGTCACTGATTCTATTCCCGAAAAACTGAGAAAAG CAATCCAggacaggaagctgaaaatCTTAAACACATTGGAAGAAACTTTAAAGCTAGATGAGTTCACAGAG TTTGTCCTTTCCTACACAGAGCATGTTTCAAGTGACACATTCCAAGAAATCATGAAATATCTCCATCAATGTGGTGAGGACTTCCAGGAAGCAAAAGAACGAGCTCTGTGGAGGCAAAATTTTACTGATCTCTTCCAAGATTGTGATTATGGAAAG GTTGGTGTCTTGGATAGACAAAAAATACTGGCCCTGCTGAGGGAGTTCTATGACAGAAGCCCCGTGGCTGACAAGAGGGAATTGTGGAACCCCAGACAAT GGCCAATAATTAAGTTGCAAGAGATTGATCTTGTGGATTTATGGGGGGGCCTTGATGACCAAGCAGCAGAGCCGAGTGATGCTGAAGTGAGCAAGGAAGGTGAGGATGCTGTGTCAGAGGTGAAAGGCACTGGATTTGAGGCTGGTGATTTGGATGGAGATACCACACACAGTGAGGAACCCAGCTCCCAGGAAGACATCCAAACTGAGAAGGAAGCTGAGCCTGGAAGTGCAGAGAGACAGGATGAAGCTTTCCCAGGATCAACCTCTGATGGATACAATCTCAGTAGGGATGGAGAAGCTGGACCTGAAAAACAGGTGGAGGAAGAGGAACCCAGCCTGGGTAGAGAGCCTGAGGTGGAAGTAAAAAGTGAAGGAGACACAGATGTGGCAGACATGGATGTCACTGGCTCAGAACATGgtgctccagctgcagaggcTGTTGAAGAAACCCCTGCAGGAAAAGGGAGTTTTTCAAGGCAGCATAGCAGCCAGTTTGACCAACAGACAAGCTCCGAGACAAGGCTGCAGGATGACAACCTTCTGCATGAGCAGG GTCCCAGCATGGCACAGATTCAGAACCATCGGGCTCCTTGTACTCAGAGTTCCTTCGGTGCAAGCTGCCTCACCCAGCCACAGTTTGTACAGCTCATGGAGACGTTTGTTGGCCAAGATAGTTCTCTGCCTACTGTGAAGAGGCTTACTGCATTTATCAAAGAAGAGTACAAGcagacagaggaggaaaaaatggaacaactagaaaaa GTTCACCACATGGCTCGGGCGGCCCAACGGAAACTGCTTTTGGAGGCACTTTTTGAAAAGTGGGACAGCAATGGACATGGGTTTCTGGACCTGGAAGAGGTGGATGCTGTTCTGAGCAAATTCATGGGAGGCATGAAAAAAGAGGCGTTGATGAAGG cAAAGGCACACCTTTGCTCCCGATACCCCCAGCTCAGCAGAGTGGAGATGGTATCCCCAAAGGTATTCCAGACCTTCCTTGAGTTAATTGCTTCTGAGTTAACTGGCAATGAGGATGAATCTATTGATAACTTGGTGAGATTTCTGACCACAAGTGTGGAGCAAAGTCATAGGGAGTCCTTGCAAAGCTTAACCAGGAGGAAGTGGCTGCAGGATATCCAGCAAGCGGCTGAGACCGGCGGAGCAAGGATGGAATCGGTGTACAAAGCAGTGCTTAAGGCCATCTCCCAG GATgcagaagcccatgggggtAACAAGAAGATCAGTGCCTACATTGCCCTTTTGGAAGAGaaccagctcccagcagagcagggccagggccaggTTCTCCTGCGCTACGTGGCCTGTACTGCGGACGATGCTCCGCATGTCCTGAACCAGACACTTCACAGACACATGAAAGGAATAAG ctttgcaGCTGTTGATGAAGGAAAGCCAATCCATGTTCCAAGAGTTCAGCTCCACGGAAATATCCATTTCTGGAACTCTGAGCGCCCAgtggaggagaggaaaggttccctcctggtgctgcccctgTATGATGCTCGCTGGAGAGTCTTTGGCATTCTAGGACTTGACACTCTTCGGGACCAGTGTGACAAAACCATCTTTCTGACCCATGAGATCATTTTCTACCAG GGAGTTTCCCATGCATTCAGCAAAGCCTACCACCATATCTGCACACGGGAAAATGTCCTACAAATGGCTCTTTAtgctctgggctggttgtaTCCCAGGACACCCAGCATCCACACTGTCACCATGTACCTGGTGGAGCCTGCCAAAGACAAG GCTCTGTGCAAGATGATCACTACAGATAACACAGGACAAAAAGAAATCCATAGctctcctgctcttctcctcaGAGAAGAAAACCTGCTAAG GGATTACCTGTTTAGGTGCACAGACAGTTTAGAGGCCGCTCTCACTGCTGTCCGTGGAGAACAGCACATTGCAGTACCTCTCCATGACCTATCAGGACAAGCTCTTGGCATATTTGATATCAGCATTGGACACCACAAGAAATTACCACCTCAGGAACAGAAAGACCTGCAGAAAATGCTAAAGATGGTCCAAGCCGCCTGCTTGGAGATCCTGTGGAGGTCTCTAGAGGAAACAGAACCAACCTATGTGCTGG AGGCAGAACGGGTGGCAAAGGTGAGGCACCCAGGGTTTCTGTTCCAGCGGTTCATGCTGCAGGACCTGCGCCAGTGTGTCCGGAAACTCGGTGCCGAGAGCTTTGCTGGAGTAAAGAGCTGTGCAGAACCCCCAGCTCTGCTACACGACATCATTAAGGCTGTGCTGTTGCTTTTGCATCCAGACTGGAAGGGCTCAGAGGAGATCGAGAACTGGAGTCAGTGTAAACTG AAACTTGATGACAATTTGATTCAGGAGATTTATTGCTTTGATCCAACTGCTGCATCTGTGCAAATtcaagcagagctgctggactGCATCACTG GTGTCCCTCGAGCGGCGgtgtggcagcagggctgtgctccagCCGAGTTCCTGTACCACTGGGTTCACACCTGCCTGGCACTCGCAGAGATCACAGGGAGTGAAAAAACCCAACGCAGTGAAAAACCCCATCCTTAG